One stretch of Oryzias latipes chromosome 7, ASM223467v1 DNA includes these proteins:
- the LOC101171829 gene encoding troponin C, skeletal muscle, with the protein MTDAQQEARSYLSEEMLAEFKAAFDMFDTDGGGDISTKELGTVMRMLGQNPTREELDEIIEEVDEDGSGTIDFEEFLVMMVRLLKEDQAGKSEEELAECFRVFDKNGDGVIDREEFAQIIRSSGEPISEDEIDELMKDGDKNNDGMLDFDEFLKMMENVQ; encoded by the exons ATG ACTGACGCGCAACAAGAGGCCCGCTCCTACCTGAGCGAAGAAATGCTGGCTG AGTTCAAAGCCGCCTTCGACATGTTTGACACCGACGGTGGCGGTGACATCAGCACCAAGGAGTTGGGTACCGTGATGAGGATGCTGGGCCAGAATCCGACAAGAGAGGAGTTGGATGAAATTATTGAGGAGGTCGACGAGGATG GTAGCGGTACCATCGACTTCGAGGAGTTCTTGGTCATGATGGTGAGGCTGCTCAAGGAGGACCAGGCCGGAAAGAGCGAGGAAGAGTTGGCAGAGTGCTTCCGCGTCTTCGACAA AAACGGCGACGGGGTGATCGACAGAGAGGAGTTCGCTCAAATCATCCGCAGCTCCGGTGAGCCCATCTCGGAGGACGAGATCGATGAGCTGATGAAGGACGGAGACAAGAACAACGACGGCATGCTTGACTTTGACG AATTCCTCAAGATGATGGAGAATGTGCAGTAA
- the LOC101172330 gene encoding transcription initiation factor TFIID subunit 13: MLPRRCHQGNRPEFLHLPHISQGPSAKKSVLLYFRESSSGPVGGSVAFTPSDPNRRRMAEEEDEPGFEEELEDASGGADVSHGRRKRLFSKELRCMMYGFGDDQNPYTESVDILEDQVIEFLTDMTHKAMSFGRQGRVQVEDIVFLIRKDPRKFARVKDLLTMNEELKRARKAFDEANYGS; the protein is encoded by the exons ATGTTACCCAGGAGATGTCATCAGGGAAACAGACCAGAGTTTCTGCATCTGCCCCACATTTCACAAGGACCTTCAGC aaaaaaaagtgtcctgTTGTACTTCCGGGAGTCGTCCTCCGGTCCAGTAGGTGGCAGTGTTGCTTTCACACCGTCAGACCCAAACAGACGAAG AATGGCGGAAGAGGAAGACGAGCCCGGCTTCGAAGAAGAGCTGGAGGACGCCAGCGGCGGCGCTGATGTGTCTCACGGGCGGAGGAAGCGGCTCTTCTCCAAGGAGCTccgctgcatgatgtacggctTCGGGGACGACCAGAACCCCTACACGGAGTCCGTGGACATCCTGGAGGACCAGGTGATCGAGTTCCTCACGGATATGACCCACAAAGCCATGTCTTTCGGGCGGCAGGGCCGCGTCCAGGTGGAGGACATCGTTTTCCTGATCCGCAAAGACCCCCGGAAGTTCGCCCGAGTCAAAGACCTGCTGACCATGAACGAGGAGCTGAAGAGAGCCCGAAAAGCCTTCGATGAGGCCAACTATGGATCCTGA
- the LOC101172078 gene encoding cytochrome c oxidase subunit 4 isoform 2, mitochondrial, with protein sequence MLRQAAGHMRGLLARRASVAVTSSAVRMASQGHEVSETVDMSRPMYYDRADVPLPDKPYKDLLTDADKSLKQKEKGPWTQLSKEEKIALYRLMFCQTYPEMKQKTSEWKTVLGGIFFFLGFTGLVVWWQRIYVYPPLPKTFEGDSQAMQLKRMLDMRVNPVQGFAAKWDYEKGQWK encoded by the exons ATGCTGCGTCAGGCTGCAGGCCACATGAGAGGCCTCCTGGCCAGGCGCGCCTCTGTGGCCGTGACCAGCAGCGCCGTCAGGATGGCGAGCCAGGGTCATG AGGTGTCAGAGACAGTGGACATGTCCCGGCCCATGTATTATGACCGCGCGGACGTCCCTCTGCCTGACAAACCCTACAAAGACCTGCTGACGGACGCTGACAAGAGCCTGAAGCAGAAGGAGAAAGGACCGTGGACCCAGCTGAGCAAAGAGGAGAAGATTGCCT TGTACCGCCTGATGTTCTGCCAGACCTACCCTGAGATGAAGCAGAAGACTTCCGAGTGGAAGACCGTCCTGGGCggcatcttcttcttcctgggcTTCACCGGCCTGGTGGTTTGGTGGCAGAGAATCTACG TTTACCCTCCGCTTCCCAAGACGTTTGAGGGCGACTCTCAGGCCATGCAGCTGAAGAGGATGCTGGACATGAGGGTCAATCCCGTCCAGGGCTTCGCCGCCAAGTGGGATTACGAGAAGGGCCAGTGGAAGTAA